The sequence CGTCAGGACCTGTTCGTCGATCGTAAAGCCGGTGCGGGTGATCCGTTCCTTTTGCCGGGAGGTGGCCCGTTGATTGATCTCGTAGCGCTGCCGCAAGGTCGTCACGAAGCGGTTGAGCTCGTCCGTGGTCAGCCCGGCGTGGGTGGCGGCGGACACGAGGGCTGCGTCCGGTTCCCCGTCGCCGCTCAACGCCCGTTGCCGCAAGGCCTCGACCAGGGCCGGGGTGATCTGGGAGCTGCGCAGGCCGGTCCGTTCTTGCAACGCCTGCCGCACGGTCGCCTGCTGCTCGGCCGCCAACATCTCGGCGGTCTCGGCCGGCGCCAGCTTGTCCACGGTCAGCGTCGTGGCGATCGACGGCACGAAGAGGCGGCGCAGCCAGGCGGTCCAGCGCCGGTAGAGCGCGGGCAGGAGGGTTTTCCCGACGATGGGCAATCCGTAGAACCAGCCCAGCGATTCCACCATGACGTAGGGCGTCACGACGTTTTCTTTCAAATCGTGCAGCAGCGTGTGCCCGGCATGGACCATTCTGGTCCGGGCCTCATGTTTCGGGACGACATGGTCCAGATAGCTGCGGGGAATCTCGCGCACCTCGTTTTTGGCGCGCATGATGACGGGGAACTGTTCCGTGTCGTGGTCCCGCCCCCAGGCGCGATAGCGGATGAAGGCGGCAAAGAAGCCGGCGAACCCGTAGGTCTCGTTCGCGCCGCTGGATTCGAGATGCCGCCGGAACGGTTCGGAGCGGACATCGATGCAGAAGACCGATTGGGAATGCGGCCGGGTGGAGGCCGGTTCGCCGCCGGTCTCCGAGTGGGCTACCCGCGAGCGCGCGAGCGCGCCGAGGAGCCGCTCCTGGTACCCGGCTTCGAAGGCTTTGAGCCAGACCGGTCCATGGTCCGATTCGGGGAAGGCCTTCATCCAGTCGGCGAGGCGGATCAGCTCGGCCGGGGCCGTGGTCAGCAGCGTGGCGGGATTGAGCTGGAGGGCCAGCGCGAGCGCGCGCAACTGCTTGGCGGCGCCATGACGGGCGACACGGACCTGGCGCGGCACGACGTCCGACCGGTAGCGCTGGAACAATCCCTCCCAGCCGTTTTTCTTCTGATGCCGCAGCCGGTCGACTTCCTCCGCATAGATGGCGGGGAGCCGGCCGGCGATCCGTTCCCGGCGCAGAAAATATTCCTGGGAACGCTGGCGCAGATAGCCGGTCACGGCCTCGTAGGTGCCGTCGATGCCGAGTTCTTCGCGGCAGGCCTGCTGCACCAGTTCGCGCACATACCAGAGGCGGATCGCGAGATACTTCACCACCCCCACGGGATAGGCCCGCTGCCACTCGTAGTCGCGCTCTTCCGCGCGCCATTTAATGAACCCGGACCAGCCCGGGAGCGCCGTGAGCTGCAAGGCGAGATAATCCTGCCGCAGCGCCGCCGGAATGCCGAGGGCATCCAGGCTTTCCAGCAAGGCATCTTCGGGATAGTCGGGCAGGCGGGCGATCTTCCCTCTGCTGTCGGGAATGCCGAGGGGCGACCATTCGCGGGCGGCGAGGGCTTTCCAGGCCAGGTAGAATCCCTGCTCCCGCCCCGGCATGGCCCAGGTGGCGTGCCCTTCGTCCAGGAAGGCCTCGCACCACTTGATCAGCTCGCGGTTGATCTGATCGACGATGGTGGTGCCGAGCACCTGATCGCACCAGTGCGAGAGCGTGAGCCACCGGCCGAGCGCGGCCTGGTCGGCCTGGACCACGCTGCGCACGCGCTCCTCCACATCCGGGTTGGGCAGCACCGACTCCAGCCGGTCGGCGATCGAGACATCGAGCTGGTGATAGGGATCGTGCTCCCATCGCGCATCCAGCGGTTCCTCGACCGGGGTGCAGAGGCCTTCGGCCAGACAGGCGCGGAGCACTTCGCCATGGGAGACGCGATGCAAGCCGATGGTGACGGAGTCATGGCGGGCCAGGGGCGCCACCGCCATGTCGATATGGCGGGATTGAATCCGGCCGGAGCGGAGATAGTGGCGATAGAGCTGGCTGGGGAGATAGCCCTCTCCCCCGAGGAATTGTTTGCCGCGCCTGACGGTTTCTTCGAACGGCAGATATTCGAGGCTGTGGAGTGGATTGTGATGGACGAAGGTCCGCATCGGCCAATATTGGGCGACGACCTCGCTGGCGAGGCGGATCACGCCCCGGAGCTCCATGCGTCTGGTTTCCATATCGGCGGACGAGGTTATCGGGTCCATGCGTTGGATTCCACCAGGACGCCGGCACGCGCCGGTTGCGCGGCGCCTCCGAACAGATTGGTCGGCGCGAGGCCCAGCGCGACCATGATCAGCACCACCAGCAGCAGCGAGGCGAATTCGGACCGTTGCACATCTTCATAGCGGAGATCGGGGCGCTTGCGGCCGAAGAGCAGCCGTTGCACCAGATCGAGGATATACCAGGAGGCCGCCAGCCACGTGAGGGCGATGACGAGCGGGGCGACCGAGAGCGTCAGGGAGGTGGTCAAGAGCAATCCCATGAAGCCGGCGAAGACGCCGAAGGGCGGCAGCCCCATTGCCGCCAGG comes from Nitrospira sp. and encodes:
- a CDS encoding DUF2309 domain-containing protein — translated: MDPITSSADMETRRMELRGVIRLASEVVAQYWPMRTFVHHNPLHSLEYLPFEETVRRGKQFLGGEGYLPSQLYRHYLRSGRIQSRHIDMAVAPLARHDSVTIGLHRVSHGEVLRACLAEGLCTPVEEPLDARWEHDPYHQLDVSIADRLESVLPNPDVEERVRSVVQADQAALGRWLTLSHWCDQVLGTTIVDQINRELIKWCEAFLDEGHATWAMPGREQGFYLAWKALAAREWSPLGIPDSRGKIARLPDYPEDALLESLDALGIPAALRQDYLALQLTALPGWSGFIKWRAEERDYEWQRAYPVGVVKYLAIRLWYVRELVQQACREELGIDGTYEAVTGYLRQRSQEYFLRRERIAGRLPAIYAEEVDRLRHQKKNGWEGLFQRYRSDVVPRQVRVARHGAAKQLRALALALQLNPATLLTTAPAELIRLADWMKAFPESDHGPVWLKAFEAGYQERLLGALARSRVAHSETGGEPASTRPHSQSVFCIDVRSEPFRRHLESSGANETYGFAGFFAAFIRYRAWGRDHDTEQFPVIMRAKNEVREIPRSYLDHVVPKHEARTRMVHAGHTLLHDLKENVVTPYVMVESLGWFYGLPIVGKTLLPALYRRWTAWLRRLFVPSIATTLTVDKLAPAETAEMLAAEQQATVRQALQERTGLRSSQITPALVEALRQRALSGDGEPDAALVSAATHAGLTTDELNRFVTTLRQRYEINQRATSRQKERITRTGFTIDEQVLTVDTALRLMGLTHHFARLVLICAHGSTSENNPFESALDCGACGGNEGKPNARVLAMMANNPKVRERLAKTGLVIPSDTHFLAGQVDTTTDDVQLFDLEDVPPTHRADIARLMQDLKEASRLTSLERCARFPDLNEPLPASESIAHVRQRSLDWSQVRPEWGLSSNTSIVIGRRDLTKGIDLGGRVFLQSYDYREDPSGRLLEVLMTGPQVVAQWINMEHYFSTVDNEVYGSGSKIYHNVVGRFGIMSGPWSDLRLGLALQTVMNGDVPYHEPMRLLSVIEAPRERIVKLIARHEVLKQFYHNEWVHLVALEPEDGVFYRYRPTGEWIKVD